GCCTGTCGATCGGCCACGCGTCACCCGAAGCAGCCTCCGGCGGCACCATCGCGCTGGTCCAGGACGGCGACCAGATCCGCATCGACATCCCCAACCGCTCGATCGACCTCCTGGTCGACGAGACCGAACTGGACGCCCGCCGCGTGGCCCTCAACGGCATCTACGCCCCCAAGTCCCGCGACCGCAAGGTCTCCCAAGCCCTCCGCGCCTACGCCGCCATGGCCACCAGCGCCGACAAGGGCGCAGTCCGAGACGTCACCAAACTCGCCTGACCCCCTCGCGCGCCCGGCCCCCGGCCGGGCGCGCGTGCACCACCGCGCGTGCACCACCGCGCGTGCACCACCGCGCGTGCACCACCGCGCGTGCACCACCGCGCGTGCACCACCGCGCGTGCACCACCGCGCGTGCACCACCGCGCGTGCACCACCCCGCGAACACCACCCAGGGGGCAGCGCGGGCCGCTCCGGGCGGGCACCACTCGCGAGGACCACCCCGCGGGCACCACGGGTGCGAGCGCCACGGCGTGGGCAGCACCGCGGGTGCAGCAGCACGCGGGCATCACCCGGCGAGCGGCGGGACCATCGGGCGAGGACCACCGCGCGCGAGCGGCACGCCCCGAAGCACCGCCGGGCGGGGGCCACCGTGCGAGCACCACCCCGTGAGCACCACCGGGCGGGTGGCACCGGCGCGGGCAGCACCCGTTAGCACCACCGGGCGCGCCGCACCGCGGGTGCAGCACCGGGCGAGGGAGCACCGGGCGGGCGCCACCCACGCGGGCGCCACCGTGCGAGCACCACTCCGCGGTCACCAGCGCGCGAGCAGGCCCCGCGAGGATAAGCGCCGCGAGCACCACGCGGGGAGCACTCCGCGAGCACCGCCGGGCGGGCACCACCGCGTGGACAGCACGGCGCGAGAATCACCCCGCGAGCAGCACCACCGGGTAAGCAGCACCCTGCACAACCCGGGCACTTAGCGCCGCCGCGCGGGCACCACCGGGCTGCACCACCAGCAGCCGGGCACACCTCGCGGCACCACCACCCCGCAAACACCGCCGCGCGGGCAGCACCACGCCGTAAGCACCACCGGGTGAGCAGCAGCGCGCGACGACGACCGGGTGGGCGCTACCGCCCGGGCACCGCTTCGCGAGGAGCAAGCTCGAGCGGCACCACTCGGGCAACGCCGGGCGGAGACCACCGCGCGGGCGGCAGCGCGCGAGGACCACTGCGAGCACCACCGAGCGAGCAGTACCGCGCGGGCAACCACCCTGTGAAGCGGTACCGCGTGAGCAGCAGCACGCGGACAGCACCACCCGGTACACCATCGGGCGCCACCGCGCGAGCCGCACGGCGCGAGCACCCACGGCGCGAGGACCACCGCGCGGGCAGCAACACCGGGCGAGCGGTACCGCGTGAGCAGTGGCACGTGGGCAGCACCTCGTGAGCACCGCCGGGCGGGCGCCACTCCGCGGGCAGCACAGCACGGACACCACCACGCGGACACCACCACGCGGGCAACACCACCGGGTGAGCAGCGGCCCGGATGCGCCCCGGGTGAGCAGCAGCGCGTGAGGGCTGCCGGGCGGGCGCCACCGTGCGGGCCGCACTCCGCGAGGATCGCTTGCGACGAGTGTGGGGCTGGTGGGAGAGCGGTGGGCTTGGTTGCACGGGGTTGCCAGCGGCGGGTGGCGGCGTCAGGTGGTGGCGGTTTGGTGGGCTGGGTTGGTGGTGGGTTTGAGGTGGGCGGTGCCGGTCTCAGGTGTGATCTGCGCGAGGACTCAGCGCGCGGGGGAGTGGGGTTCGCGTGGGTCGGTGTGGTCGTGGCCTTGCGGGTTCGCGCGCATTCGGCGCGGTGGGCGTCCGGGGAGTCATGGGGTCCGGTGGGCGTGTGGGTAGTTCACGTGAGGACTCAGCGCGGCGGGGTGTGAGGGTGCGGGTAGTTCGCGCGAGAACCCAGCGGGGGGGGGTGAGGGGCACGCGTAGGTCACGCGAGGACTCAGCTTGGGGCGGCACGCTTAGGTCACGCGGGGATTCAGCGGGACGGCGGTGGGGTGCATGCACGGGAGTGCGGGGATTCAGCGTGGAGGCGCGACAGCTCGAAGGCGAGCGCCGGGGATTACAGAAGCTCCAGGTCGAAGGCCAGGGTGATGGCTTCGGTGAGGGAAGGCTCTTGGTCGGGGAGGACGTAGCCGATCAGGCGGCCCAACTGGAGTTTGGGGATGGTTTGGATGTTGTCGCAGCTGATGGCGCTGGGGTGGTCGAGGCCGTTCTGGGGGCCGACGAGTACTTCCGTTGAGAGGCCTCGGATGGTGCTGGTGATGGGGGCGACGGTCACGTTGGTGAGGCGGGGGCGGATCAGTTCGCGGGTGAGGACGACGACGGGGCGGGGCTTGTCGAGGCGGGCGATGTGGATGGGGCGCATCAGTCGAGGTCGGTGAGTACGGTTCCGCCGGCGGTTGCGGCCAGGCCGTCGAGGTCGGAGGGTTCGCCGTACTCGGTGAGCAGGGCGAGGTCGCGGGCGGCCAGGTCGCGGCGGCGCTCGCGTTCCATCGCCCGGGCTACTACCGAGGCGCGGGAGGGGGCCAGGTTGGCGTCGACGAGCCGGTCCATGAAGTCGACCAGCTCGTCCGGCAGGCGGACGGTGATCTGTTTGCTCATACCACGACGATACCACCGTGGGATTCAGCCCGGTATGGACCGCTCAGTTCGGGTTCATGGTGGACCAGGACATGTCCGTGTCGGGCAGGGAGGGGATCGCCTTGATCGCGGTGAGCTCGGCGTCGAGGAGGCCGATCAGGTGGGCCAGGCGGGTGGTGGTGTCGGGGGCCTCGAGCAGTTTCTGGCGTTCGGGGGTGAGCAGGGTGGTGGCCGCCGACATCAGGTACGACAGGGTGCTGGGGTCGTCGGGCAGCGAGCCGATGTGCAGGCCGGGGCGGGAGATCTCGGTGACCGCGGCGGCGTAGCGGCGGAAGCGTTCGACGGCGATCGTCGCCGTACCGAGCGGGTCGTCGCCGAGCTCCTCGTCCAGCCACTCGACGTCCGCGACCAGGTAGTCGCCGCCGCTGTCCAGCTCGTCGACCTTGAAGCGGCGGTTGCCGGTCAGCGTGACCTCGACCGGGCCGTCGTCGTCCGCGTCGATGGTGATCTCGGAGATGGTGGCCGCGCAGCCGGTGCCGTACAGCGAGCGGAAGACCCGGTCGCCCAGTTCGTACCCGTCCCGGACCGCGATCGCGCCGCAGACCATCTCGCCGCCGTTCTCGACCAGGTCGCGGATCACCGATCGCCCCTGGGCGTCCGTGATCGGCAGTGGGAGCACCAGCCCCGGAAAGATCACCGTCTCGACGGTGAGCAGCGGCAGCCGAGAGTCCATACGTCGAGCCTAGGGCAACCATCCACAGTCCGTACGCCGAACCACGGCACAACTGGTGTGACCACTAGACTGGGCCCATGATTCGCCGCGTCGACCTGCGGGGCCGAGTGGCGGCCGGAGAGCTCAACGATCTCCCTGCCGAAGTTCACGCCCTGGTGCCCCGAGCCGTGTTCGACGTCGAGAAGGCTCTCGACGTCGTCCGACCGATCTGTCTGGACGTCCGGCATCGTGGTCTCGAGGCGATCAGGGAGTACGGCGAGAAGTTCGACCAGGTCCGCGTCGACGACCTGCGGGTCCCGGCCGAGGCGCTGAAGACCGCGCTGGAGGAGCTCGACCCGACGGTGCGCAGCGCCTTCGAGGAGTCGATCCGCCGGGTGCGCGAGGTCAGCCAGGACGAGCTCGGCGGCGACGTCGCGTCCGAGCCCGCGCCGGGTGGGCGGGTCACGCAGCGGCTCGTGCCGGTGCAGCGCGTCGGGCTGTACGTGCCGGGCGGGCGTGCGCCGCTGGCTTCCAGCGTCGTGATGAACGTCGTACCGGCTCAGGTCGCCGGGGTGCCCTCGCTCGCTGTCGCATCGCCCCCGCAGAAGGAGTTCGGGGGGCTGCCGCACCCGACGGTGCTCGCGGTGTGCGCGATGCTCGGGATCGACGAGGTGTACGCGATGGGCGGCGCGCAGGCGATCGCCGGGTTCGCGTACGGGTTCGACGGATGCCGCAAGGTCAACCTGATCACGGGTCCGGGCAACATCTATGTCGTTGCCGCGAAGCGCTTTCTGCTCGGGCAGGTCGGGATCGACTCCGAGGCCGGGCCGACCGAGATCGCCGTACTGGCTGACGACACGGCCGACCCGGTGCACGTTGCCGCGGATCTGATCAGCCAGGCCGAGCACGACCCGATGGCGGCCAGTGTCCTGGTGACGCCGAGCGAGTCGCTGGCGGCTGCGGTGGAGGCTGAATTGCCGGTGCAGGTTGCCAAGACCAAGCACGCCGAGCGGGTGACCGAGGCGCTGGGTGGGCAGCAGTCCGCCATCGTGCTGGTCGACGACCTTGACCAGGGGACTGTGCTGGTTGATGCGTACGCCGCTGAGCACTTGGAGGTCCAGACCGAGGACGCCGAGGAGCGGGCCGCGCTGATCAACAACGCCGGCGCGATCTTCGTCGGTGGGTGGTCGCCGGTATCGCTGGGTGACT
The Kribbella italica DNA segment above includes these coding regions:
- a CDS encoding type II toxin-antitoxin system PemK/MazF family toxin, with amino-acid sequence MRPIHIARLDKPRPVVVLTRELIRPRLTNVTVAPITSTIRGLSTEVLVGPQNGLDHPSAISCDNIQTIPKLQLGRLIGYVLPDQEPSLTEAITLAFDLELL
- a CDS encoding ribbon-helix-helix domain-containing protein yields the protein MSKQITVRLPDELVDFMDRLVDANLAPSRASVVARAMERERRRDLAARDLALLTEYGEPSDLDGLAATAGGTVLTDLD
- a CDS encoding LON peptidase substrate-binding domain-containing protein — translated: MDSRLPLLTVETVIFPGLVLPLPITDAQGRSVIRDLVENGGEMVCGAIAVRDGYELGDRVFRSLYGTGCAATISEITIDADDDGPVEVTLTGNRRFKVDELDSGGDYLVADVEWLDEELGDDPLGTATIAVERFRRYAAAVTEISRPGLHIGSLPDDPSTLSYLMSAATTLLTPERQKLLEAPDTTTRLAHLIGLLDAELTAIKAIPSLPDTDMSWSTMNPN
- the hisD gene encoding histidinol dehydrogenase yields the protein MIRRVDLRGRVAAGELNDLPAEVHALVPRAVFDVEKALDVVRPICLDVRHRGLEAIREYGEKFDQVRVDDLRVPAEALKTALEELDPTVRSAFEESIRRVREVSQDELGGDVASEPAPGGRVTQRLVPVQRVGLYVPGGRAPLASSVVMNVVPAQVAGVPSLAVASPPQKEFGGLPHPTVLAVCAMLGIDEVYAMGGAQAIAGFAYGFDGCRKVNLITGPGNIYVVAAKRFLLGQVGIDSEAGPTEIAVLADDTADPVHVAADLISQAEHDPMAASVLVTPSESLAAAVEAELPVQVAKTKHAERVTEALGGQQSAIVLVDDLDQGTVLVDAYAAEHLEVQTEDAEERAALINNAGAIFVGGWSPVSLGDYCAGSNHVLPTAGCACHSSGLSVRSFLKAMHVVNYSRDALQEVAGHVVALANAEDLPAHGAAVSARFPEPAAASADNGAASADNAAASAGDS